A window from Pseudomonas sp. MRSN 12121 encodes these proteins:
- a CDS encoding sterol desaturase family protein, translated as MDAFAFVYPHLEQWLIEPLSRQFVGLFNLNGRLGLAFLLISYGVAYGLFRWRRRRGLTDARSFGQFIGGRRVHLHRSALLDYRYYFVRALLKVALVLPIVQLVDPHILRSGDYLAFFDNLWGARPRLGENLALALLYGLGVFLLKDFIHYWLHRAFHSRWLWAFHKVHHSAPVLVPATASRVHFVEKIVEKLAVTAALGLYAGAFWYACGGEVGRYTLFGVTYLVFIFNGLAANLRHSHVWLSFGPRLEHVLNSPAQHQIHHSDAPRHFNKNFAINLSLWDWLFGTLYVTSATPEPLRFGTGEQDHPRYLTIYSLIVTPFVDTWRRLARGKRLPGYPQPPRA; from the coding sequence GTGGATGCTTTCGCGTTTGTCTACCCGCACCTGGAGCAGTGGCTGATCGAGCCGCTGAGCCGGCAGTTTGTCGGCCTGTTCAACCTCAATGGCCGTCTCGGGCTCGCCTTCCTGCTGATTTCCTATGGCGTCGCCTACGGCCTGTTCCGCTGGCGCCGGCGGCGTGGCCTGACCGACGCCCGCAGCTTCGGCCAGTTCATCGGCGGGCGCCGGGTGCATTTGCACCGCTCGGCGCTGCTCGATTACCGCTACTACTTTGTGCGCGCCCTGCTCAAGGTCGCCCTGGTGCTGCCCATCGTCCAGCTGGTCGATCCCCATATCCTGCGCTCCGGCGATTACCTGGCCTTCTTCGACAACCTCTGGGGCGCCCGCCCGCGCCTCGGCGAGAACCTCGCCCTGGCCCTGCTCTACGGGCTGGGGGTGTTCCTGCTCAAGGACTTCATCCATTACTGGCTGCACCGGGCCTTTCACAGCCGCTGGCTGTGGGCGTTCCACAAGGTCCACCACTCCGCGCCGGTGCTGGTCCCGGCGACCGCGAGCCGCGTGCACTTCGTGGAAAAGATCGTCGAGAAGCTGGCGGTCACCGCGGCCCTGGGCCTGTATGCCGGCGCGTTCTGGTACGCCTGCGGCGGCGAGGTCGGGCGCTATACGCTGTTCGGCGTGACCTACCTGGTGTTCATCTTCAACGGCCTGGCGGCCAACCTGCGCCACAGCCACGTCTGGCTGTCGTTCGGGCCGCGGCTGGAACACGTGCTGAACAGCCCGGCCCAGCACCAGATCCATCACAGCGACGCGCCCCGCCACTTCAACAAGAACTTCGCCATCAACCTGTCGCTCTGGGACTGGCTGTTCGGCACCCTCTACGTCACCAGCGCGACCCCGGAACCCCTGCGCTTCGGCACCGGCGAGCAGGACCATCCGCGCTACCTGACGATCTACAGCCTGATCGTCACGCCCTTCGTCGACACCTGGCGCCGGCTCGCCCGCGGCAAACGCCTGCCCGGCTACCCGCAGCCGCCCCGGGCCTAG